The Moorena producens PAL-8-15-08-1 genomic interval CAGGAATGACCATTGCTATTCTTGATGGTGCTGACCAACAGTTAGCCCTCGCCCAAGCTAAGGCAAGGCTTGCTCAGGAAAAAAGTAATCTGGCTCGATTACAAGTGGGAACCCGTCCAGAAATTCTTGCCCAACGGCAAGCAGAACTGGATACTGCTCAAGCTCGGGAACAAGAAGCAAAGGACAACCTTGATGGTATGATAGCCGTCCAACCCAATTTAATTGCCCAACGGCAAGCAGAACTAGATGCGGCTCAAGCTCGGGAACAAGAAGCAAAGGATAACCTAAAACGCATTGAAGCCCTAACTCTGGAAGGAGCTCTGTCTGAACGAGCAAAAGTGGAAGCCGAAAAAGCAGCTGATGCAGCCACCAGTGATCGCTTACGGGCTGAAGCTGCCCTAAGTGCAGAACAAACTAAAACCCAGCAAGAGATTGCTGAAGCCAGAAGTACCCTTGATGCCACCACCAGTGAGCGGTTGCGCATTGCAGCTTTGTTAGCTGAAGCCCAAGTCGGACCAACCCAGGAAGAAATTGATGCCCAGAAAGGGGTAGTAGCAGCAGCTCAGGCAGCGGTTGACCAAGCTGAACTAGCATCAGAACGAGCCACGATTAAAGCCCCTACAACCGGGGTTGTGCAATCCCGCCAGGTTGGCACTGGCAACTATGTTGAAGGTGGCGATGCCATCATTACCTTGGTCAATAATGATCAATTCGATATCTTTCTAGAAGTACCAGAAAAGTTTACTAATCAGGTCAAACCAGGGATGTATGTGGAATTAACTGCACCGCGAAGTTTACCTAACTGGCAGCAACGAGCAGAGATTACCAGCGTTATGCCTACAGCCAATGCCAACTCACGGCGACAACTAGTAAGGGTAAATCTCAACAATCCCCCAAAAGACTTATTAGCTGGAATGGGAATTCAAGCTACCTTAGATTTACCCATTGATGTAGATCCCAGTTTTGTTATCCCCCGTGATGCCATCATTAAACGAAAAAACCAATCCCTAATCTATACCATTTCCCAAGACAAAGCACAAGAGTTTACCGTAGAAATCTTAGTGGATATGGGGGAAAAAGTTTTGATCACTAATCAACAATTACAAGCCAATCAACCCCTAGTTGTGTCAGGGGGTGAAGGTTTAAAAGATGGTTCACCAGTTAACATTACTAATCCTTAATTCCTAATTATCGGACCTCTTGCAAACCTCAAAAAATTGTAGCACAGTGCGGAATTCAAAATTCAAAATTCAAAATTCAAAAATATTACATATTTACTGATTAAAGGTTTAATATATAAGAGTTTTGCTATTTTTGAAAACTATATTGATTTCCGCCGTGCTGTATTAGTCTCTAGAATCCTTACCGATTCGCGCATTCCCAATTCTAAATTCCCGATTCCCGATTCCCGATTCCCGATTCCCGATTCCCGCATTCTAAATTCGCGCATTCTAAATTCTTTAGTTCCTAAGTTGCCAACTTCGGTGAAATTTGATGAAACTTATCGAAACAGCTGTCCGCTGGCGACACGGAACATTTGTTCTGTTCTGCCTCCTAGCCCTATGTGGCATCTTAGCCCTATTCCAGCTTCCCCTAGAACTTCGACCAGGAGGTGATACCCCAGAAATTACCATTAGCACCTCCTACGCTGGAGCAGGACCGACGGAAGTAGAAGACCTGATTACTAGACCGATCGAAGAAGCCCTCGAAGAAGTCACAGGGGTTAAAGAAATTACCAGTAGCTCTCGCCCTGGACGCAGTCGCATTTCTCTCGAATTCAATTGGGGAACAGATATTGATGCTCGCTTAGTAGATGTCTTGAGCAAATTACAGCGAGTGTCGTCTCTACCCCCAGAAGCAGGAGACCCCTCTGCTGAAGTGGTCAGTGGTGTTAGCCGTCCCATGATGTGGATTGTCCTAATGCCCAAAGAAGGCTATGATTCTGACCCAGACCATTACCGTGACTTGATTCAAGATGCCATCGTACCCAAGTTACGGCAAGTGGAAGGAGTGGGTCAGATTCTGACTCCCGGGGGACGGGAACGGGAAGTGGAGGTGATTGTAGATCCGAAAGCCTTAGCTGACCGCAATCTAACCCTGTCTAATGTGGTGAATGCTTTGCGCACTAATAACCGCAATATTCGGGGTGGACCGATGATAGTGGGCAGACGGGAATACCGAGTCCGCACCGTCAGTCGCTCTGAGGATGTGAAGGAGTTGGAAGGGTTTGTGTTGCGCCGAGACCAATCAGGAACTGTCTATTTGGGAGATGTAGCTGATGTCCAAATTGGTCGCAAGCTAGAAAGTACGGTTCTTGTAGCAAATGACCAACCAACGGCTGGCATTGGTATCGAAAGACGAATTGGTAGCAATGTCCCAGAGATATCTAAGGGAGTCAGAGCGGTACTCAAGGAAATGGAAGCCCAACTCGAACAGCAAGGGGAAGGTGTCCAGTTCTTAATTAACTACGACGAGAATGGCTATATTAACCAATCTATTGCCTTAGTGCAGCAAAATTTGATCATGGGTGCGATTCTAGCATCCCTAGTGTTGCTGCTGTTTCTCGGGTCATTGCGCACCGTAGCAGTAATTGCCCTCACTATTCCGACTACTCTTATTACCGTCTTTATTGTCCTAGCCTGGCTGGGTCGCTCTCTGAATGTGATCAGTCTGGCAGGATTAGCGTTTGCGGTCGGAATGGTGGTGGATAATGCCATTGTGGTGCTAGAAAATATCTTTACCCACATGCAACGGGGAAAAAATCCGATCCGAGCTGCTATTGACGGTACTCAAGAAGTGTGGTCAGCCATGCTTGCCTCTACTCTGACTACCGTAGCAGTATTTGCTCCCATTGTTTTAGTGACAGGGGAGGCAGGACAGCTCTTCTCTGATATTGGTATTGCTCTATCGACATCGGTATTGTTTTCCTTGTTTGCAGCTCTGACCCTAGTGCCGATGCTATCGGGACTGTTTCTTAATCAAGGGGAGGCGCAACAGATTTTGCAGGGGATGGGGGATGTCGGCACCCCACCAGGTTTAGACCCAGAAAGCTTACGCCCAAAAGCCTTACGCCCACAGCAGCGGAGTATGGCAGCCAAAATCCAACTAGCTGTAGCCAAGACTTCAGCAGTGTTTCGAGTATGGCAAGGCAAGCTAGAGGGATTTTTATTAAAAACCGTGCGTTGGTCTGTTGGTGGCAAACGGATCGGAAGGCGTTTGGCTGTGTTGTTGATTCCTGTAGTATTGCTCTTTGTCAGTATTCGGTTACTCCCCCCAATGGATTACCTACCAGAAGGGAACCGTAATTTAATTATGTGGTTCACCGAACCTTTTCCAGGCACCAGTATTCCAGAATTCCTACGGCTATCCCAACCAGCCAGAAAGTTCTTGGCACAGCAGCCGGAAATTGACCGAACCTTGGTATTAGCAGGCTCCAGATGGAAAGCAATTTTAGTCCTTCTCAAGCCAGAGTTAGCTACCGCTAGGAATCTCGATGCAATGGTGAATCGGATGAGAAAGGTAAAGTCTAATTTTCCTGGTTATCGCTTTGTGGTTGCCAGGCGCATTCCCATTTTTCGTAATCCAGGCAAGTCCTATACTGTCCGTCTGGTAGGACAAGACCTGGATCAATTAAACCAGTGGGGTCAGGATATTACTAAGCAATTGCGCCAACTGGAAGGTGTGCGCAATGCTAGTTCGAGTTTTGTTACTGGTGCGCCAGAATTACAAATAATTCCCAATCGGGTGCGATTGGCAGAAGTGGGCTTGTCAGAAGCTGACTTAGGGAGAATGGTTGAAGCTGCTCTCGGTGGGATTAGAGCCTCAGAATTCGTGGATGGTAAACGGGAACTGGATGTGACCGTTGAATTACAACATACCGTTGTCAAAACCCCAGAGCAGTTGCGTCAGTTAGTGATCTATACTCCCAATGGTGGGAAAGTACAACTAGCTGATGTGGCTGAAGTAGTAGATACCACCGGACCCGATACCATTGAGCGAGTGGATTTACAGCGTTCTATTACCCTAGCCGTTAATGTCGAGCGCTCAGCTCCCTTAGGAAAACTAGTTCAACAGACAGAGCAGCAAATTCTCAAACCCTTCCGGCAAACCCTACCTGCTGGCTATCGTGTCGAGTTAGCTGGTTCGGCAGATTTGCTATCAGAAACCTTAGTTCAGTTGGGGTCAATCTTTATTCTGTCTTTAGTGATTACCTATCTGCTGCTAGTAGCACTCTACCGTTCTTTTCTCTATCCCATCGTAATTATGGCAACCGTACCAATAGGATTAACCGGAGCCTTGTTGAGTTTGGT includes:
- a CDS encoding efflux RND transporter periplasmic adaptor subunit translates to MEPVNTQVSNHYQPESHSQSQEETKGKSSAWLLTVLFLVGGLALLQISTVPETPVAQTQTKQTPPRPVETIPLTLGKGVKRIQLLGEVEASEKITIKSQIDGVIQQVKVREGDRVTPGMTIAILDGADQQLALAQAKARLAQEKSNLARLQVGTRPEILAQRQAELDTAQAREQEAKDNLDGMIAVQPNLIAQRQAELDAAQAREQEAKDNLKRIEALTLEGALSERAKVEAEKAADAATSDRLRAEAALSAEQTKTQQEIAEARSTLDATTSERLRIAALLAEAQVGPTQEEIDAQKGVVAAAQAAVDQAELASERATIKAPTTGVVQSRQVGTGNYVEGGDAIITLVNNDQFDIFLEVPEKFTNQVKPGMYVELTAPRSLPNWQQRAEITSVMPTANANSRRQLVRVNLNNPPKDLLAGMGIQATLDLPIDVDPSFVIPRDAIIKRKNQSLIYTISQDKAQEFTVEILVDMGEKVLITNQQLQANQPLVVSGGEGLKDGSPVNITNP
- a CDS encoding efflux RND transporter permease subunit: MKLIETAVRWRHGTFVLFCLLALCGILALFQLPLELRPGGDTPEITISTSYAGAGPTEVEDLITRPIEEALEEVTGVKEITSSSRPGRSRISLEFNWGTDIDARLVDVLSKLQRVSSLPPEAGDPSAEVVSGVSRPMMWIVLMPKEGYDSDPDHYRDLIQDAIVPKLRQVEGVGQILTPGGREREVEVIVDPKALADRNLTLSNVVNALRTNNRNIRGGPMIVGRREYRVRTVSRSEDVKELEGFVLRRDQSGTVYLGDVADVQIGRKLESTVLVANDQPTAGIGIERRIGSNVPEISKGVRAVLKEMEAQLEQQGEGVQFLINYDENGYINQSIALVQQNLIMGAILASLVLLLFLGSLRTVAVIALTIPTTLITVFIVLAWLGRSLNVISLAGLAFAVGMVVDNAIVVLENIFTHMQRGKNPIRAAIDGTQEVWSAMLASTLTTVAVFAPIVLVTGEAGQLFSDIGIALSTSVLFSLFAALTLVPMLSGLFLNQGEAQQILQGMGDVGTPPGLDPESLRPKALRPQQRSMAAKIQLAVAKTSAVFRVWQGKLEGFLLKTVRWSVGGKRIGRRLAVLLIPVVLLFVSIRLLPPMDYLPEGNRNLIMWFTEPFPGTSIPEFLRLSQPARKFLAQQPEIDRTLVLAGSRWKAILVLLKPELATARNLDAMVNRMRKVKSNFPGYRFVVARRIPIFRNPGKSYTVRLVGQDLDQLNQWGQDITKQLRQLEGVRNASSSFVTGAPELQIIPNRVRLAEVGLSEADLGRMVEAALGGIRASEFVDGKRELDVTVELQHTVVKTPEQLRQLVIYTPNGGKVQLADVAEVVDTTGPDTIERVDLQRSITLAVNVERSAPLGKLVQQTEQQILKPFRQTLPAGYRVELAGSADLLSETLVQLGSIFILSLVITYLLLVALYRSFLYPIVIMATVPIGLTGALLSLVIVNRIPGVVVPLDMITGLGFVILTGVVVNNAILLVDRALQLQREGIDYDTSLYRAVCDRLRPIFMSAGTTVLGMLPLAAIPGKGAELYQGLGITLTGGLALSTLLTPTVVPALMGLLVDFRGQKLKASEVNNKEESRQMVRVD